Part of the Phocoena phocoena chromosome 8, mPhoPho1.1, whole genome shotgun sequence genome, CTGGTGTGTTATTTATCGCTCTAACCTTATCATCCAGCATGTGCCTggtatatggaaataaaaatagatttgtttaaaaaagcaCATGGAACAAAATACcagaccagtactcctcaaaactgtcagggTCCTCAAAAACAAAGCCCGAGAAAGTGTCACAGCCAAGACGAGCTTAAAGAGACACAATGACAAAATGCAATGAGGTATCCTGGATGGTATCCTAGAACAGGAAGAGGACATTAGGTAAAACGTAAGGaagtctgaataaagtatggacttagTTAATAGTTATTGTATCAATACTGGTTCATTAACTGTGACAAGCGTGTCATGTGAATGCAAGAGgttaataataaaggaaactggATGTGGAATagatgggaactctctgtactagaTGAACAATTTTTCCGTAAAtctaaaactcttctaaaataaaaagttaacaaaaatatggctaatcgggcttccctggtggcgcagtggttgagagtccacctgccgatgcaggggacacgggttcgtgccccggtccgggaagatcccacatgccgcggagcggctgggcccgtgagccatggccgctgagcctgcgtgtccggagcctgtgctccgcaacgggagaggccacaacagtgagaggcccgtgtaccaaaaaaaaaaaaaaaaaaaaatcatcttcatGCACCTTTGTGCCCTCCCCCTGCTCAGCTGGCCCTCTACCATTGCTCTGACCCTCTCATAGTCTCCATAAAAGACCTTCTCTCTTTGCTAAGCCTGGAGCCATGGAACATGCTCTTGCctggcagtgagaagcccaagtTCCTTTGCCATCATCCCACTGTACGACTTTGTATAAATCATTTGCCCTCCATGGGCCTTAGCTTACCCATTTATTCAATGGGAAGGTAAGACTAAAAAGCTCTTTCAAGTTGCTCCATGATGACAAAGATGGCGTCTGGTTCACCTCAGTATCCACAGCTCCTAAGAGACCCCTAGGCGCATGGCAGGCCCTGAATAgaagtttgttgaatgagtaaatcaATAAACATTGCTTAATActctaaatataaatggaaacttCTAAAGTCAGCCCAACGTCTCCAAATCTCCTTTCTTATAAACTTGATTTTAAGCTCCCCCTTTGTGTCTTCTCCACATTGCTCATAGGGACTTTATAAGCATTTGAGCAGTAATTGAGAAAAGTAATGGAGAAGGTCAGGACCCTCAAGCTTTGAACTCCCTGGAGTTCAGACACAGTGGTACCAGCTGAGATGGCAGGGACTTCACATCCAGATCCTATCACGCTGAGTGTCATCCAGGCTTCGGAGGCTGGGCTACCCAAGGAATCCATCGGCCCCTTCTCAGCATCCTTCTCCAACAAGTCCAGTGTGAGAGGGCCCAGAACACGCAGCCCCTGTTTAGGAGACCCTGGAAGATATCTTAGAAGAAGACAGCACAAGCTCAGGGAGGAGAGAAGCTAGAAGTcaccaaaacaaaaatctctgccccaccccccgccccccgccccccgccaagtGGTCTAGAGACCCAGATTTTAGTCCCAGCCCCCAATCTGCTCCTCGGACACACTCAGAGATCTGGGAaagtttttctctgtctctggccGGCTCCCCTCccagagctggggtggggtgggcccaAACAAGGATGAGAGCTCTTTCTAGCTCCTGGGAAGGGCTGCATTCTCTCCTACCCcttatctctgggttttcctcTGCACAGAGcgctctccccactccccacccaccctccaccctTCATAGAGAAAGCTCCTGGCATGCCCCTCATCTCCAGTCCCCCCTGACGCCCTGCCCAGGATCATTCATTGTCTGCACTAGGCCCTCAGAACTCTTTGTACATTCTCTCTCTCAGAACTGACCACGCTCCATTATAACCATTCATCCAACTGTCTGTCTCCGCCACGAGTAAACAGATgagtgagtgaacaaatgaagaaatgtgtGTGAACAAACAAAATTATGACGTGCTCTATAATCTTATATTTTGGATAACCTACCTCAAATTTCCCTGGAGAGTTGGTGAGGTTCTGTTACaggatctgtttttaaaaaaaaaaaaaaatccaatagcTTGTTGTTACAGTTGTAAATTCCTGCAGGTTTTCCCTGGTGCATTTCAGAAGAGGGAAAACAAACACCGATACCCCATCCTccagctccctcccttcctcccaattTCTTCTTCCCACCtacctcctccctctctccgtcTCTACTCTTTCCTCATTCtctatctctgtttctcttttgctgtctctgtctctatttctgtcttctcactgtctctctgtctctctttttctgtgtctctttctctctctctctctctcatgcatTTTCCACCatttcccctcccagcccccgtcCCCCTTCACTGAGGGCTCTCCACGTGTGCCAGGCGCCTGGCACTACCTCATTTGGACTTTTGGAGAAACTCTGGTTAAGAACGTGGGCTTTGGAGTTGGACAGAGGCAGCCGGCTCCAGGCCTAGTTCTTCCATGTAATTGCTGTGTAACCTTGGTCAAGGTACCTGAccaaactctctgagcctccactccCTTATTAGCAAAATGAGGTGAAAGTGCCCCTCTCAGAGGGCTGCAGTGGTTCAAGGAGAGAATGGTGGTGAAACGTTACTCTCTGTTCTACTATGGAGATTGCTTTGGGGTCATCTGCAAACATCATTAGGACTTGGAGGTCTCTGTGGAAGATGGTGACCACCTGAGGACTAATGGATGCTCACGTGatactgaatgagtgaatgaatgaatgtgtctaTAGCagatgataaatgaataaaggggcaaatgaatgaacgagtgaTAGGTCTACCTCCGTGGGAAGAAACGTTGGTACTCCTCCCCTAGACCTGTGCTCTGGGCTCCGACGTGTGTGCCCACTGGTTCCACGGCTTTTCAGAGCACAAAAGCTTAGCGGCACCCTGTCCCTTTATTTCCTCTGTCTTCCCTGTTCTCACTCCGATCCTGTCCCTTCTCTGGCGTctattttctccatcttctcaccccacccccccagcttCCTCTCCAGTTTCCCACTCAACTCCTTTTAGGTCCCCTTCTCCGCACTGCTCCCCTCAGCCTACTCGCCCCACTTCCCACCATAACATTTGCAAACTAGGGGTCGCTTCCTTATCCCAAGACACGAGTGTGAGAAAAGGCTTCGGACACaatagttacacacacacacaaaaaggtttATTTGATGAACCGCAGTGACTAACAGGGTCAAAAAATAGCATAGACGTTCCAAAGAAGGGGCAAGCGGGGCAGCTGGCAGCCTCCTCCACCCTCTGTCCTGGGTCACCAATGGGGCCTCAGGGGGCACCTCTTCCCTTCTGGGAGCTTCCTCCAGCCTTGACTGGAGGCTTTGGGGACAGCCCTGGACTGAGAAAGTGAGTCTGTCTGTGGAAGATTCTGGCCTGAGATGGGAAGAATGAGCTGAGGTaagtcccttcccttcttcccctccctctgctcccagaGCTGGCTCCATCCCATCCAGGGTCAAGATGTCCACTGACATCAAGCTGGGCTCTTCCTGCCTCCATGGCTCATGTCTTGTCCTTCACGTCCAGAGTCCTTCGAGAACAAAACCCGGAATATACACACCCGGCCCTCAGTGCACAAAGGCCCCACAAGCATCTTCATCCTCAAAGCCTCTCTGGCAGTGTGGCTGTCATGCCACCAGTCTTGCCGTGACTGCTCCAGTCCCTGTTCCCAGCCCCCCAAGAAGCCAAGCGGTCTGATCCTGACGGGAGGtgagaaaaaaacccacccagTGCTTTCCACCACATGGCAAGCAGGTGTCCCCCTTTAGGAAGAGGGCTACTGACCCTGGAAAAATAAAGAGTGATGAAGGAGATGCTTATAAATTCAAAGCAAGGTTGGCAGGCTTGGGAAAGGGGTCAAGGGAAGCTCCCATTTCCCTCATAGAACTAGGGACAGCGGCACAGGGATCCAGAGCACAAGACCTCCCCAAGCTTTGGGCGCCAGCTGCTTTGGGAGGGGATCTCCCTATAGGGAGCCTGGGCACAAACACAGACTTCTCTCTTAAAGCGCGGACCAGCCGTCAGAGCCCCCAAATCCAGTGGGGGTGGACTCATTCTTATTCTAAATTGCCTCAGTATGTCCCTTCTTCCCTCAAGGATATTGGGTGAAGAGCAGAGATCTGGAGAGtggtggcgggggggggcgggggtgagtTCATCCAAGTGACAAGTAACACAGGCACACCACTCTTTGTGCGATGCTCATCCTTGTttacacatatgtgcacacacaaagCAAGCGTCCCACCCCCACCAAAGTGACCCTTGGCACCCATTCACACCAGTGCCCAAGAAAAACATCCTGGAGATGTCGGGATGGGgtggagagacagggagagagctgTGGCTCAAGGTTCTAGAGGAGGTTGGAGGGATGAGGATTTGGGGAGGGAACCCAAGCAGCATTTAGACGAAATGCAGACGCcccctctttctccatcttcccttcccagctCCCCATTCATATCATGAAACCAAGGAGGCTGCTGGTTCATCAACCCCATTGCCTTCCAGTCCCCACAGGAAATAGAGGATGAAAAAAAAGGGTCTAAGGAAATCTGTAGAAAGCATATCTAGTTGGCATCATGGAGGGGCTGCAGGAAGGGAGGCCCCCTTCGTGGATGGCTCTACCTCCAGTGCCTGAAATGACAGCAAAGCGCTCCAGTTTGGAGGGAGGCTCTGGAGCCCTCAGCTGCAGAGACGGGAGCCGTCATACCCTTGCTGACACCCAGCCTGCCTCCTGCCCGGCCATTCGGCCATTCTCCCATCCCCTCCCGGGGCACTCAGGGAACCGGACAAAGAGCTTGAACAGGGGCAGTGTTTGCAAGCTTCAGGAGTGTTAACCCTTAGGAGCCCTTCAGAGCgaagaagtaaaaatggaaaGGAGGGACTGAACGAAGAAGACGAGCTacgggagagggggtgggagccAGGAGGTACGGATTCTGAGTAAAAATTgcagagagaaagggggaaacagagagaggaagaggggcgAGGAACCTAAAAGGAaatggggggagaaaaaaaagctGGAGATCCAAGAAAAATGCTGGGGGGGAAATGAACTTTTACTGAGCCAGGACACACACATCATTTTAGTTTCTCCATTGTACACACGTAGAGAAACTGCGTCTCAGAGAGTTTAAGAGACTGCGGCAAGGTCAGTCTCACAGAGACTGAGTGGCCGAGCCCGGGTCTGCAGGGCTCAATCTCTCTCCACTAAACCACAAACCTCTGAACCagagcaaagggaaaaggagggcaAGGACGCAGGCAGGAGGCAGGGGAAGGAGTCAAGTGCAAGAGAGAAGGTGCCCCCGGCTACCTGACCTCCAGAGAGCAAGGGCAAAGGCTGGGGCCAGGCAGAGGGCACCAGGCGCCCGCGATCCCAGCCCTAGTCAACCACGAGGGTCTCTTGGCTGTAGGGGATGGATTTCTCCTGCGTCGGCTCTCCGCCCTTCCCGCTGCCGGGGCCGGGCCCCTGGCTGTGCCCCGAGGAGTAGCTGGCCGACTTCTCCCCACTGCTGCTGTGGGAGGCTCCCCCGCACCTGCTCTGTCCCCAGCAGAGCACGGAGGCGCAGGCCTGGCGGAAGCGCAGGTCGAAGAAGGCGTAGAGGAAGGGGTTGAGGCAGCTGTTGACGTAGCTGATGCAGGTGCAGTAGGGGAAAACGTTCAGGAGGAAGATGTCGAAGTCGCAGGGCCAGTGCAGCAGGCTGCCCAGCATGTAGAGCGTCTTCACCAGGTGGTAGGGCGTCCAGCACAGGGCAAAGGTCAACACCAGCACCACGATGATGCTCAGGAGCCGGCGCCGCTTCCGCAGGCCCTCGATGCGCTCCTTGCGGAAGTGGCCGGCGATGGTCTGGGCGATGAAGAAATAGCAGGTGAGCATGACGACGAAGGGCACCACGAAGCCCACGGCGGTGGACGAGACGCCCAGGCCCACCTCCCAGGCCCACTCGGAGCTCGGGCCGGCCACCATGGAGTAGTCCATGAAGCACTGCACCCTTGTGCTGTTCTCCACGTGGAGGATGGCGCCGGTGGAGCGGAACACCATGACCGGCACGGCCAGGAGGGCGGCCAGCGCCCACAGGACGGCCGTGGCCGCGGCCCCGCTCACCCGCAGCCTCAACCGAGCGTTGGCCACGGGCCTCACGATGGCCAGGTAGCGGTCGAAGCTGAGGCCGGTGAGACAGAAGACGCTGGCGTACATGTTGACGAAGATGAGATAGCTGCTGAGCTTGCAGGCGAACGCCCCGAAGGGCCAGTCGTAGTCCCGGTACGTGTAGGTGGCCCACAGCGGCAGGGTCACCACGAAAGTCAGGTCGGCCACCGCCAGGCTGGCGATGAAGATGTCAGCCGAGCGCCTCTTCTCGCGGCTGCTCCGAAACAGTGTCCAGAGCACCAGGCCGTTGCCCGTGGTGCCCAGCAGGAACACCAGCATGTAGATGGCAGGGATGAGGGCCCCCGAGGACTTCCAGTCCGCGTACTCACACTCAGACTGGTTGTCCACCCCGTAGTAGTTGTCGAAATCGCCACCTTCCTCCATGCTGGGGAGCCAAGTCGGGCACGGGGTCCCGGGGGTACCAGCTCCGTGGCTGTATCGCGCCAACTCAGCAAGTGCCCTCAGCTGCTGGCTGGAGCCTCGGAGGGCAGGCGGGAAGGGCTGGAGGTGTCCAGAGCCCTTCCTAGCTGCAGATGGAGCTGCCTCTGGCTCCTCTGGACCCTGAAGGATGCCTCCCTCCTGCAGGCTTCCCTCCACCCGCTgctgccctgccccagcctcagctCAGACACTTCCTCGCGCCCTCCTGAGTCTCTGTCTCCTCCTTGgctgtccctccctcctcccacctccagacCAGCCCCTCACTTGTGAGTCTTAGGATCTTGAAGTTacagcccacttttttttttttttttttttccttcttgtcccTGGGCAAGTGGACCAGATTGACCCCTGCAGTGCTGGGCAGAATGTTATCTGTGGTTTGCAGCCTGCTCTCCTCCTGGCCCAGTTTCTCTCCCTCCAGTTTCCTCTGATGTTTGGAGAAGCCCTCCTCAGTCCTCTGCACCCTCCTGTTCTCACCCCCTCCCAGGCCCTCTAAATGGGGCAAATTATGCAGATTGAAACCCAGCCTGAGCTGGAGCCAGGGAGGGTAGGGGGCGAGGAGGGTGTGAGATTTCGCAGGATGGTCTCAGCCTCTGGCATGCCCTCCTGGTAGGCCGGTCTGTCTCCTCCgtcctccaccctcccctcccctcccgccctcccagccccaccccgagCAGAGAGCAGACTTCCCTCGATCCTTCCTCTCACACCCTCCTCCTTTACACCTCGGCTTTGACCCTCTCTCTGTGGGGATGTTTGTGGTCTACAGACCCAGTTATAGAGGGATTTGATTACAATTCATAAGCTGTTAGCAGACTGCAGTTTTCAGATGGCACAGGAAGTTTTAGAGGGTCAAGGAGAGAGTCACAGAAGAAAGAAACCTCAGACTAAAGTATCTCTAATCAAGCCATTAAATCTATGGCTTGAAACTgaggggggaaactgaggctgaacaAGGTAAATGTCTTTCCCGAGTTCACAGgataaattttgttttgcttttgttgtttgcttttcttcttctccaagCACCTAATTCAGTGCCTGGCAGGTAGTAGGTGGTCActaaatggttgttgaatgaataagtaagtgGATGGATGAATTAGGGAGTGAGTGAAAAGAGGAGTCCATATATAGAAGAATGGGTGTTTGAATTACTATGCAGTGAAAACACGGATACATTTCGGTCCCTGAGTTCTTACTGCCGTACACAGACCAGGCAGGGCATGTGGGGGTCAGGAAGTCATAattgaagaaagaggcagaaaaagggGTAGCCATTTAGTAGATGCTGTGGGCACAATCCCATAGAAACTGGCTTTGCCCTGTCCGTTGGCCTCTCCAGGACCTCTGGGCAGGAAAGAGAGAATGAGGCACAagataagattaaaaatatggaGAAGGCCATCTAAAGTTGGGCAAGAGTGAGATGAAGCAAAATCCGGAGATGAGTCTCGGCCACATTCAAAGCAAAAGGCTTACAGAATTAGAATCTGTTATCTCAAGAAGAGTTAGTCAGAAAAATCTTCTCCAGAGGTCTTAAGACAGGGACCCCAAACTCAAATACTCACAAGGACCAGGCTAAGAATGTATCTGGGTAAAACAAGCAGTCTGAGACAACAGGGAGTGGTGGAGGCTGGCAAGAGGGGCAAGCACACTCTATCAGGAGGAAGACTCCTGGACTCCAATATCCGCCTGCCACACAGAAATGTGGAAGCTACCATGACCATGCCTTCTGATTTTTCTACATAATTTCAAATTCTAGATTTTATGAGAAATTTCCAGATTTGTAAATTTGGGGaattcattccattttttaaaaataagagggcAGGACAAGTAGAACATGTCCCCAGGCCCCCAGTTGGTGCTCTTTGAACGGGAGCTTACCCAGAACAGAAGGAGGCGGAAAAACAGGAAGGATAGGCCAGgaggaagaaacataaaatgcaaagctagggaaatgaaaacaagcaCGGCCAAAGCCTCAGAGGGTAATGGGGAGATGCaagaaaggagaggcagagaaggatAAGGAAGGTCCTGAGGATCTCGGATGACCTTTCCCGAAAGGCAACGTGCAGATGTGAACTGTTGGTGTTTCTCATGAGGATtaattattgagtgcttactacatgctagacattcttctaaacattttctattttatatgtcTTCATGATCTCTTTTAATCAGCAGAAACACTTTAGAAAGTAGGTACCCTCATTCAAAtcaatttacagataaggaaactgaggtacagggaGGTGAAGTGACGTGGCCAAGGTCAGATCAGAATTTGAACCAAGGCTGTCTTGAGTCTATGAACTAAACCACTACGTTCCCAAAGAAAAAACTCCAACCCATTTTAAATTGGGGGATTTGCCATCTGTAGAGAGTATAAAAATGTAGGATGGTGCTAGGATACCTGTGGTTTACTTTGAAATAAGCTCTCTTgggtgaaattaaaaatagattgaCTAAAGTATGTTCAAGATACTCCCCACTCTTGATTAAAGAGTATAAGACACTGCCAGGCAAGAGTCAGTGCACCTTAGCCTGATCTAGAAACTGCCCTGTGACCAGCTATTCCCAAAGAGGATTTCCAGTCGCCTGAGGCCACGTAGAAAGTTAACAGGACCAGCCTCTGGAATCGTGGCAGTCTGCAACATGGTGGTCCGGGCACCCAATAGGACCCAGAGCTGGGGCTTCCTTGATCTCACAATACACAGGGTAGGAATTGCTTGGGGCCTGCTTGCTCCTGTACGTTTGTCTAACAGAAGACtgtgcaggtggcagaggggctGTCATTATGACCTGACAGCAGGCTTGGGTGAAAATGGTTAACCTTCCACCATGTTAGACTTCTGCAGTGATTACCTTGACCTATCAAAAGGGACCTAGGTGTCGAGCAGGAATCAGCTCAGGTCAGGTCACAAGAGATGGCCCTTCCAAGATAAAGGCCAAATggaaggaggctcaagagagaggggatatggggatatatgtatacatatagctgattcactttgttgtacagcagaaactaacacaacattgtaaagcaattatactccaataaagatattaaaaaaagaataaaaagaaaatgcaaaataaataaataaaatgaccaaaaaaaaaaaaaaatgcaagaccCTCAGTGAATCCAGAGCTTCTCTGGTTTTCTCAGAAAGATGTGGGCACTTGTGCCCTTTGCAGTTAGGAACACAGAAGGAGGTGGGCAAGAGTGTCCCCCAAATCGGCCAGCTGTTCCTGGCTTCTCCCACTTGAATTCCGAGCCAGACAGGAGCCCAGAGACCCTGTTGGGAGAGGAGACGAATCCATCTCTTTAATCCTCTGGCCTCCAGGCTCTCTGACTCAGAGAAGCAGTTAATCTCACCAGAAGAACCAGACTCACTGAGATGGGAGGGAATAGagagccagggctgggagggggtcATTGACTGGGGCCAGAGAGGGTGGGGTGCTGATAAGATCTGGCCCCCAGCCGAGAACCAGCTGGAACCAGACGGCCTGAGCGCCCTACCATGGCAGCCTTAACAGGGTAGGATCGGCCAGCCCTGCTCCCTCACCCTGCCTGACACCCAAGGCGCCTGGTCACCCAAAACAGAAGATGAAAGTTTACTCAGTGGGCCGAGTAGCTGAAGGCTGACCTCACGTGCCCCCAGGGCTCAGAAGTTAGCCCTCTCCAGACAGAGAGTACCTGGGCAGAGCCTGCTTTTCATTTCGGTCCCCCCTGAACTTGGCACTGGTATATATCTGCTGAGTTAGAACCAAAGGAATGCGCTCAGGGAAAGGATAGAAAAGGTTGGGTCTTCACCGCAGCGCTGCTCTCCTGCACTAACAAGGGCACCTTTTTGCTGAACTGAGCCAGAAGAACCTACCGTGAGCCATCTGGCAAAGCAGCAGCAAGGCCAGACCCTTGGCCACTGTCCTCACACGCCCCACTGGGGTTGGCCGGAGCCGGAGAGGCCGAGCAGGTTTCCCCGGGGACTTGCCCCTCTCCTGGGTGATTTCTTTGGGAAACTGTGATGAGCCTGGCAGCCCAGCGCCCCAGACCTGCTGTGGGCCCTTTGAGGGGCGCCCAGActgctggggtggggctgggggggggggtccaGTGACTCCACAGCCCtcgcccaccccacctccagggtTGTCCCTGGCCTAGAAGGCAGAGAGTGGCTTGGCCCTGCACCCGGGCCGTGTGCGACTGCGCACACTTGCGGCTGGGGTGGAGCTGTGCGCGCCCGGGGTGCGCCTGCGCGCTGAGCGCGGCATTCGAGCACGTAGTGTGTGGTGGGGTCAGGGACCTGCATCAGCAGCCTCCTCGAGGGCAGGAAAGGCGGTTAATGGACTCTCTCTGAGGGCTTGGGATGAGGGGAAAGGCTGAACCTCGCCCAGACCTGGCCCCAAGCCTGGGTGCAGGACATCAAAGCGGAGCCTTGCTTTTCTCTGCCCCTCGCTGACTTCTCACCTCCTCCCCTAGCTGCCCGCTGCAGCCCCCTCACTTCACAGGTCTGCTTTGAACTCAGCTTCGGAACTCACCCAGGGCACCAGGGCCCTGTTCTCCCCTTCCCAAGGGGCAGCAGCTGTGTCCCTCACAGCTGGTGGTGTCATCtgaggagaaggggagggcagGCGAGGGAAGCAGGCGGGGTGCCCAGCCCACTCCCTTTCCTCCAGCCACactcccttccccatcccagtTTATCTGACCAAAAGCAAATGGGCAGCTGCCTTCTGACCATTAAAGCAGAGCCCCCTTGGCAGCCCCTTCTCCCCTGGCCATTTGGTGCTCCTTCAGACTCCCAGGCCAGTCTCCGGAACTCCTGGATCTCCTGAGCTCTGGGGACAGCAAATGCAGGAAAACCCACCGACCTGGGAGCCAGGAAATACGAGTCCCAATTTCATCTTGATCAcgaattcattcactcaacaaatacttactgagcagcTACTATAGTGTGAACAATTCAGACCGTGTCTCCGATCTCCCGCACGTACATCCTAGAGGCCGGAACGAGACAAAATAGATGCGCAGTAAGGAAATACGACGAAATCTATGGATAACGACAGAGAAAATACGCGGAAAGGGGATGGTTTTTGACAGGGTAGACCACGGGAGTGCAGGGCTTGGGAGTCGCTGACATTCTAGCTGAAACCTGAATGACTAGCTTGCTGAGTGACCCTAGACAAGGCGCttgccctccctgagcctcagtttccctgttggTACATGAGCACATGGAACCAGCCAGAGCGAGCTTTCTGTGACTCTGGAAATTGTGGTAGTGGCTCCCAGAGGTGTTTGAAGAAGTGGATTTCCTGCTAAAAAGGCCAAAAGAGAGAGGCAGACTGAGTCGGTGGAAGTCAGTGATGGGCAGGGTCAGATCAGAATCCGTTCTCCCCGTCATGGCACCAAAACCCATctaatgttttttttgttgttgttagactGTGAGTAAGAGGCGTCTGGAAACCTTT contains:
- the APLNR gene encoding apelin receptor, whose protein sequence is MEEGGDFDNYYGVDNQSECEYADWKSSGALIPAIYMLVFLLGTTGNGLVLWTLFRSSREKRRSADIFIASLAVADLTFVVTLPLWATYTYRDYDWPFGAFACKLSSYLIFVNMYASVFCLTGLSFDRYLAIVRPVANARLRLRVSGAAATAVLWALAALLAVPVMVFRSTGAILHVENSTRVQCFMDYSMVAGPSSEWAWEVGLGVSSTAVGFVVPFVVMLTCYFFIAQTIAGHFRKERIEGLRKRRRLLSIIVVLVLTFALCWTPYHLVKTLYMLGSLLHWPCDFDIFLLNVFPYCTCISYVNSCLNPFLYAFFDLRFRQACASVLCWGQSRCGGASHSSSGEKSASYSSGHSQGPGPGSGKGGEPTQEKSIPYSQETLVVD